GCTCGGTGACCATATCCACATGTTCGACTATCTCACGGACAGCGCTGTCGTTGACTCCCCGACCCTCGAAAGCGCCGTTGAGGTCGACGATATGGAGTATGCGCGCCCCCGCTTCCTGCCATCTGACCGCCATAGTCCAAGGTACGCGGGCGTAGACCGTTTCATCTTCCATCCGCCCCTGGAGGAGACGGACGCATCGCCCGTCCTTTATGTCGACCGCCGGTATGACAATCATGAGCGTACTTTAACGAAGTTGCCGAGTATTCTGAGCCCCATCTCCTGGCTCTTTTCCGGATGAAACTGTATTCCCCAGATACGGTCACGGCCGACGATGGAGGCATACATGATGTGGTAATCGGTTTCGGCGATGGTCACATTCTCTTTTTCCGCCGGATCGACATAGTACGAATGGACAAAATAAAAGTACGAATGATCCGGTATTCCTTCCATGAGCGGGTCCTCGCGCCGTATGTGGGCCTGGTTCCAGCCGATTTGGGGAACGAGACCCTCGGTGAAAAGGCGCACTCTGCCTTTGAAAATATCGAGGCCCTTGTGGATGCCCTTTTCCTCGCCCTCCGTGAACAACACCTGGAGACCGAGGCAGATGCCTAAAAACGGGATCCCGTTCTGAACAGCCTCCCGAATCGCTTCACCAAAGCCCTGTTTCCGGATGTTTATCATCGCATCACCGAATGCTCCGACACCGGGCAGAACGATGTGTGATGTGTCGCGAAGGTCGTCCGGCTTATCGCTTACCCGGGCAATGGCGCCGACATGCTCGAAAGCTTTACGGACACTTCCGAGATTTGCCATGCCGTAATCTATGATCGTAACCACACTGTCTCCTTAAAAAACCTGCACCTGAAAACTCATGGCTCAGAAATAAAAACCACGAGCAAAAAAAATCCTCTCCGGCTGAACCTGACATCACTTTTTCCCGAGTGCCTCGGATTTCAGCGTCGCGGCTTCGACAGCGCCTATGAGCGCCGCACGGAAAGCATGCGATTCGAGCACCGAGATACCCGCGATGGTCGTACCGCCCGGTGAAGTGACCATGTCGCGGAGGGCCGAGGGAGCAAGGTTCTTCTCGAGTATCATCTTTGCTGCACCGAGCACGGTCTGTGCGGCAAGCTTGAGCGCAGCCGGACGGGGAAGCCCCATCTTCACGCCGCCATCGCTCAACGCATCGATCATGATGGCGACATATGCCGGGCCGCTTCCGGAAAGCCCCGTGACCACGTCCATGAGCTTTTCGCCGACCTCGGTGACATATCCGAGGGCGCCCATGATTTCTGTCGCTTTTCTGACATGTTCATCGGTGGCTTTTTCACCACGGCAGACAGCGCTTGCGCCCTCGCTTATCATGCAGGGAGTATTGGGCATGACACGGACAACCGGTTTATCGGGAATGATGGCCTCGATGGTCTTTGCGCTCAATCCTGCCACGATGGATATGACCAGTTTCCCCGGGGGAACATCCCTGAGTTCGTGAATAACCTCGAGGGCGATATTCGGTTTGACACCGATGATAATGGTATCGACCGCTTTCCCCAGTTCTTTGATCGAGCCTGAGATGGCGCATCCGTCGCCGCGGGCCGCTTCGTTTCTCTCCGGCGCCGTATCGTACACACAGATGCTTGAAGCCTTGTATAAACCGGCATCGATGAGACCCCTGATAATCGCGGAACCCATGTTGCCGTATCCGATAATTCCCAAGTTAACCGATTTCATGTCTATCCCCCCGGTCAGTTATCCGGTTGATTATTATGTTTAATGGCGGTTGTTCAAACATAGAGCAGCCATCCGTACCGGTCCTCGGCTTCGCCGGATACGATGTTGAAAAATTCCTTCTGAAGTCTGCCGGTGATCGGGCCGCGAACACCATTGCCGATTTTGACATGGTCGACTGCGCTGACCGGAGTCACTTCAGCAGCTGTGCCGGTGAAGAAAACTTCATCGGCTATATAGAGCATTTCACGTGGAACAGGCTGCTCGAAAACCGGTATACCCATCGACTTGGCAAGGGTGATGATGGAATCGCGGGTAATCCCACGAAGAATGCTCGCAGCGGGCGATGGTGTGTATATGGCGCCGTCACGGACAATGAATATGTTTTCACCGGAGCCTTCGCTGATCATGCCGCGCGTGTCGAGGCCGATACCCTCATCGAATCCGCTCGCCAGCGCATCGGTTTTAATGAGCTGACTGTTCATGTAATTCGCACCGACTTTTGCTATGTTGGGCATCGTGTTGGGTCCCAGACGGTTCCACGAGGACACACAGACACTGACCCCCTTTTCCAGCGCATCGGCGCCTAAATATGCGCCCCATCCCCAGACAGCTATGACGGTATCGAGCGGACAGTGCTGCGGATTCACACCGAGCTCGCCGTATCCGCGGAAAATGATGGGCCGGATGTAACATGATTCCAACTTGTTGACCCTGATAGTTTCAAGGGTGGCATCGACAAGCTCCTGAATCGTATAGGGCGAATCGGTCCGGTAGATTTTCATGGAGTCCACGAGTCTTCTCATGTGATCGTGAATACGGAAACATGCCGGACCTTTTTGGGTCTTATAGCACCGGGCACCCTCGAAAAACGACGTACCGTAATGGATGACATGTGACAGAACATGAATTTTGGCGTCTTCCCAGTTGACAAATTTGCCGTTGAACCAGATTTTTTCGGCTTTGACCATACCCATTGAACCGTCTCCTCGGATTAAGTCTATGAATAAAGATATACGGACATTCAATTACCTTGTGATAACCATGAATTGACAATTTTATTAATATAGTGTAAAATGAGGGTAAAATCAACGAATTGTATCATCTTGCGCCCCCCCATTTTTTTTGAAACATATCTTATGTTGATGCTTTCCTTTGTAATATCCGTCTTTTTCACTTCTGCCTTGTGCCTTGTGCCTTTTACCCGTCTTTTTTAAAACATACGTGTCAATGTAATTACCGGGGTATTTTCTCCTTCTGTACGCATAGACAGTGCTGTGTGGTTTTCGATGTGCATCCACGGTATAAACCATCCGCACAGGGAGCCGAACGCCGCTCCGACTACGACATCGGTCGGAAAGTGCTGTCCGGCCCTGACACGAAGCACCGCAGTAGCTGTGGCGCACGGAAGCCCGATACACCATACCGGCTTTGTCCATCGCGACCCGGGATTGTATTTCTGAAACATATATCCCCCTAACACTGCGCCCTGAAACGCATTTGCGGCATGTCCCGACCACATGGACTTCGTGCCTGCCAGTGACGTCCGTCTCTCAAGGGGGACAGCATCGTTATAGACATACGGGCGGTATCGACCGAATGTATTTTTGGCGATGTCGGTGGCACTGTTGACTATAAGGGATGCCTCTGCATAAAGCACAGCGCTCGTGACAAGGTAATACCACGATCCCTTCCGTGAGAGCGCCATTGTAAGAACCGGTGTCAGCATGGGAAGTAAATTATCGGGCTTTATGGTGACGTAGCTCCATGAGTCAGCAGAGGTGGAATAATACTTCCGCGTAAAACGGTCTATTGCAGGTATGTCGCCGGGATTCGCACGTGACAGATTCGGCGAGGAAGAATGGTCAAGGCTGTATTGTCTCGCGATTTCCAGGCCCGCACCTGCCGTAAGGAACAGCACTTCTTTTTTGACACCGAGGTCAAAGGGCTTGCGTGTATCACCATAGCACGAGCCGGAGGGATACAGCAGTAATCCGAGCAGAAAAAGGATCACCAGATCCGAAACAGGGAATCTCATCACCCGAACCTTTATAGTGTTCGAGCAACCATGACAACGGGCTGGAATAACGGAATTCATAACAGTTCCTGCGTGATCGATACGATTTTATCAAATTTAACGCGGGAGATGACGAGTGGATTCTATTGAAAAGAATGGCAAAACGGTTTTGATTTTCCCATCAATCCACATCAGTAAATTTGCACGGTCAGCCGATTTTATCCAGGGAAAACGGAGAAGTCCGGGTTGTCCCGTTCCCATTTTTTCAGCGAGGAATAGAGCCGGGTCTGTGAAAATTCAGCGAAACCGAAAGCGATCCGCATGATGCTGTCAATCTGTTCGTAGCTGATATTTTTCGCATGCCTGCCGCCGAATACGGTTCTGAGACCGATGGCAAGAATATGAATCATATCGTGCCCCCGGCATACTTGCCACGGGTCATGACGGTTACTCCGGACGAGACCGGCAATCCTTAATCTGAGCTCCTCCCGGTCAAACGGGACCGTATCAGAGCTTGCCCTCACCTCTTCGATCATGTCATCGATATCCATTCTCATCGTTTTCCCCTCCGTGACAATCACCGCGGCGAACGAAATATCCCTGAATTTCAGGGAAAGATTGTCCTGTTTCGATGAGGAAATCCAACGCAGGTATCCCAATGGCAGAGCGGCATGGAGGATCATCTCGCGGATCGGACTGCCGGTTTTTCTGATCTTCTGCGCCGAACCGAATTCCGCAAGCACGGTTTCGAGCGCTCCGGACGAGAGTATCATCGTTTCGAGGTCATGGGTATCGGTCATCAGGATGTTCACGCTGCCGGGATCGGTGCCTTCCATCCTCCAGTAGTCGCTGTCGATGACGGCAAGAATGCCGGTATACCGGTCTTTCTCGAGCACTCCCATCGCAATGAGCACATTGCTTTTCCCGTGTGCAGGAATGATACTGCACCGTTTCCTGTCGATAAAACGGCCGTATACGCGGGCATCAGAATCGCCCTCGACCATGAGCACCGTCCCGGCGTACACAGGACGCATCATGCGGATGGTATTTGCAATCTCGTGCGGAGTAAGAAACTGCTTCATTCGCGGGGGCCCTTCAGCTCGACTGCAAGATCCCAGCGGTCATGGATGATCTGAGGTGAGTGCGTGGCGATGAGCACATCGAATCCTGCAAGCCCGATGATATCCTGAATATCCCTGATGAACTGCTGCTGCCAGAAAACATGGAGCGACAGCTCGGGTTCGTCGATGAGGATGAGGGAATCGGGTCTGACCTTGAAAAGCAGCTCGTAGAGGAGCACCACGACATGCTGTTCGCCCGACGAGAGGTTTTCAGGCAGCAGTTTGCGACCGTCCGACGCGATGAATATGAAACCGTCCCGCCTGCTTATCTCCATGCGTTTCTGGAGGAACCTGCTGTTGACAATCTTCATGAGGAGTTCGATTTTATCGGTAAGGTCTTTGAAAACGCTCAGTTTCTTTTCCACGTCCCCGATATATACCGACAGTACATTCATATTCGATTCATCGATATGATCAATGACGCCCATGGTGGTTTCTTCCCGCTCAAGAAGTCCGGCATCCATGAGCCGCGCTCGTTTCACTTCGATGTCCCGAAATCTTTTCTTCAGCTCATCGAGCGACAGTCCCGTTTTATTACTTCCGGTAACAAGGCGAACGGGAAATGACCGGTCAAGGGACTGTGAAAGCGCCGCATAT
This bacterium DNA region includes the following protein-coding sequences:
- a CDS encoding DUF4435 domain-containing protein, which produces MKQFLTPHEIANTIRMMRPVYAGTVLMVEGDSDARVYGRFIDRKRCSIIPAHGKSNVLIAMGVLEKDRYTGILAVIDSDYWRMEGTDPGSVNILMTDTHDLETMILSSGALETVLAEFGSAQKIRKTGSPIREMILHAALPLGYLRWISSSKQDNLSLKFRDISFAAVIVTEGKTMRMDIDDMIEEVRASSDTVPFDREELRLRIAGLVRSNRHDPWQVCRGHDMIHILAIGLRTVFGGRHAKNISYEQIDSIMRIAFGFAEFSQTRLYSSLKKWERDNPDFSVFPG
- the hisH gene encoding imidazole glycerol phosphate synthase subunit HisH, which gives rise to MVTIIDYGMANLGSVRKAFEHVGAIARVSDKPDDLRDTSHIVLPGVGAFGDAMINIRKQGFGEAIREAVQNGIPFLGICLGLQVLFTEGEEKGIHKGLDIFKGRVRLFTEGLVPQIGWNQAHIRREDPLMEGIPDHSYFYFVHSYYVDPAEKENVTIAETDYHIMYASIVGRDRIWGIQFHPEKSQEMGLRILGNFVKVRS
- the proC gene encoding pyrroline-5-carboxylate reductase, which translates into the protein MKSVNLGIIGYGNMGSAIIRGLIDAGLYKASSICVYDTAPERNEAARGDGCAISGSIKELGKAVDTIIIGVKPNIALEVIHELRDVPPGKLVISIVAGLSAKTIEAIIPDKPVVRVMPNTPCMISEGASAVCRGEKATDEHVRKATEIMGALGYVTEVGEKLMDVVTGLSGSGPAYVAIMIDALSDGGVKMGLPRPAALKLAAQTVLGAAKMILEKNLAPSALRDMVTSPGGTTIAGISVLESHAFRAALIGAVEAATLKSEALGKK
- a CDS encoding AAA family ATPase; its protein translation is MRIRHISVKNLFGIFNHEIPLNTGERITIIYGPNGFGKTFTLTLVNELFNPGYEDFYRIPFSDVCVDFDDGGMLGLRKRRNDNGDELFFEFTRPGTKPETFLLDKNPDRHIEEPAWFKELKEIIDVRFIHTERLIQLSDSTHPGNEYTITEYTEELRNLIEKKLAEYAALSQSLDRSFPVRLVTGSNKTGLSLDELKKRFRDIEVKRARLMDAGLLEREETTMGVIDHIDESNMNVLSVYIGDVEKKLSVFKDLTDKIELLMKIVNSRFLQKRMEISRRDGFIFIASDGRKLLPENLSSGEQHVVVLLYELLFKVRPDSLILIDEPELSLHVFWQQQFIRDIQDIIGLAGFDVLIATHSPQIIHDRWDLAVELKGPRE
- a CDS encoding branched-chain amino acid transaminase, with amino-acid sequence MGMVKAEKIWFNGKFVNWEDAKIHVLSHVIHYGTSFFEGARCYKTQKGPACFRIHDHMRRLVDSMKIYRTDSPYTIQELVDATLETIRVNKLESCYIRPIIFRGYGELGVNPQHCPLDTVIAVWGWGAYLGADALEKGVSVCVSSWNRLGPNTMPNIAKVGANYMNSQLIKTDALASGFDEGIGLDTRGMISEGSGENIFIVRDGAIYTPSPAASILRGITRDSIITLAKSMGIPVFEQPVPREMLYIADEVFFTGTAAEVTPVSAVDHVKIGNGVRGPITGRLQKEFFNIVSGEAEDRYGWLLYV
- a CDS encoding phosphatase PAP2 family protein, which translates into the protein MRFPVSDLVILFLLGLLLYPSGSCYGDTRKPFDLGVKKEVLFLTAGAGLEIARQYSLDHSSSPNLSRANPGDIPAIDRFTRKYYSTSADSWSYVTIKPDNLLPMLTPVLTMALSRKGSWYYLVTSAVLYAEASLIVNSATDIAKNTFGRYRPYVYNDAVPLERRTSLAGTKSMWSGHAANAFQGAVLGGYMFQKYNPGSRWTKPVWCIGLPCATATAVLRVRAGQHFPTDVVVGAAFGSLCGWFIPWMHIENHTALSMRTEGENTPVITLTRMF